One genomic region from Solwaraspora sp. WMMD792 encodes:
- a CDS encoding DUF4191 domain-containing protein: MAKPQEKVSFGQRLKQIGMVFSFTAKRDKWFVPLAVAAVVLPLAITVPVTLAWGWMWLPVGILLALLAVLIVLNLRSNTAMMNVAEGQPGAAASLLENMRGDWRVTPAVSSTTQMDMVHLVIGRPGVILLAEGNPQRVRGLLGQEKRRLAKVIGSAPLYDYVIGTDEGELSIRKMRTTLMRLPRNLTGKDVNALDKRLTALSARPQIPKGAIPKNMRPPKGAFRQTRGR; the protein is encoded by the coding sequence ATGGCGAAACCCCAGGAGAAGGTGTCGTTCGGCCAGCGGCTGAAGCAGATCGGCATGGTGTTCTCGTTCACCGCCAAGCGCGACAAGTGGTTCGTCCCGCTGGCGGTGGCCGCCGTCGTGCTGCCGCTGGCGATCACTGTGCCGGTGACGCTGGCCTGGGGCTGGATGTGGCTGCCGGTCGGCATCCTGCTGGCGCTGCTCGCCGTACTGATCGTGCTGAACCTGCGGTCGAACACGGCCATGATGAACGTCGCCGAGGGCCAGCCGGGTGCGGCGGCCTCGCTGCTGGAGAACATGCGCGGTGACTGGCGGGTGACGCCGGCGGTCAGTTCGACCACCCAGATGGACATGGTCCATCTGGTGATCGGGCGGCCGGGGGTGATCCTGCTCGCCGAGGGCAACCCGCAGCGGGTCCGAGGGTTGCTCGGTCAGGAGAAGCGGCGGCTGGCGAAGGTGATCGGCAGCGCGCCGCTGTACGACTACGTGATCGGCACCGACGAGGGCGAGTTGTCGATCCGCAAGATGCGTACGACGTTGATGCGCTTGCCGCGCAACCTGACCGGCAAGGACGTCAACGCGTTGGACAAGCGGCTGACCGCGTTGTCGGCCCGGCCGCAAATACCCAAGGGCGCCATTCCGAAGAACATGCGCCCGCCGAAGGGCGCCTTCCGGCAGACCCGCGGCCGCTGA
- a CDS encoding SCO5389 family protein has translation MSLDVPAALLEQAEAGRVDDAEFVDCVRQSLPYAWSVVSQVAAEAQDGPAEFADHAVPPPSEAERGQLLRALASDAIRGGLERHFGVKFAFQNCHRVAAFKLSAVGGVTYQEFISPVAQLRNQSPELRDC, from the coding sequence ATGTCCCTCGACGTACCCGCCGCTCTGCTGGAGCAGGCCGAGGCCGGCCGGGTCGACGACGCCGAGTTCGTCGACTGCGTACGCCAGTCCCTGCCGTACGCCTGGTCGGTGGTGTCCCAGGTGGCCGCCGAGGCCCAGGACGGCCCGGCCGAGTTCGCCGACCACGCGGTGCCGCCGCCCAGCGAGGCCGAGCGTGGCCAGCTGCTGCGGGCGCTGGCCAGCGACGCGATCCGGGGTGGCCTGGAGCGGCACTTCGGCGTCAAGTTCGCCTTCCAGAACTGCCACCGGGTGGCCGCCTTCAAACTCTCCGCCGTCGGCGGAGTGACCTACCAGGAGTTCATCTCCCCGGTGGCCCAGCTGCGCAACCAGTCACCCGAGCTGCGTGACTGCTGA
- the glnA gene encoding type I glutamate--ammonia ligase, whose protein sequence is MFANPEELLRYLKDEGVKFVDVRFCDLPGVMQHFNLPVESVDEDIFTTGLAFDGSSIRGFQAIHESDMLLLPDVATAFIDPFRIEKTLALNFFIHDPFTREPYSRDPRNVAKKAEAYLAASGIADTAYFGPEAEFYIFDSIRHETSANQAYYYIDSIEGWWNSGREEEGGNRGYKTNYKGGYFPVPPVDHYADLRDKIVRKLIDTGFTVERSHHEVGTAGQAEINYKFSTLLHAGDQLQLFKYIVKNTAWASGKTATFMPKPLFGDNGSGMHTHQSLWLNGEPLFYDETGYAGLSDTARWYIGGLLHHAPSLLAFTNPTVNSYRRLVPGFEAPVNLVYSQRNRSACTRIPVTGSNAKAKRVEFRVPDPSANVYLAFSAMLMAGLDGIKSKIEPPEPIDKDLYDLPPEEWGNVKQVPGSLPAVLDSLEADHDFLLEGGVFTPDLISTWIDWKRSNEVDPVRLRPTPHEFAMYFDC, encoded by the coding sequence GTGTTCGCCAATCCCGAGGAACTACTGCGGTACCTCAAAGACGAGGGCGTGAAATTCGTCGACGTACGCTTCTGTGACCTGCCCGGCGTGATGCAGCACTTCAACTTGCCGGTCGAGTCGGTCGACGAGGACATTTTCACCACCGGCCTCGCCTTCGACGGGTCTTCGATCCGTGGTTTCCAGGCGATCCACGAGTCGGACATGCTGCTGCTGCCGGATGTCGCCACCGCCTTCATCGACCCGTTCCGGATCGAGAAGACGCTGGCGCTCAACTTCTTCATCCACGACCCGTTCACCCGGGAGCCGTACTCCCGGGACCCGCGCAACGTGGCCAAGAAGGCGGAGGCCTACCTGGCGGCGAGCGGCATCGCCGACACCGCCTACTTCGGGCCCGAGGCGGAGTTCTACATCTTCGACTCGATCCGCCACGAGACCTCCGCGAACCAGGCCTACTACTACATCGACTCGATCGAGGGCTGGTGGAACAGCGGTCGCGAGGAAGAGGGCGGCAACCGCGGGTACAAGACCAACTACAAGGGCGGCTACTTCCCGGTGCCGCCGGTCGACCACTACGCCGACCTGCGTGACAAGATCGTCCGCAAGCTGATCGACACCGGCTTCACCGTGGAGCGGTCGCACCACGAGGTCGGCACCGCCGGCCAGGCCGAGATCAACTACAAGTTCTCCACCCTGCTGCACGCCGGCGACCAGCTGCAGCTGTTCAAGTACATCGTGAAGAACACCGCCTGGGCCAGCGGCAAGACGGCGACCTTCATGCCGAAGCCGCTGTTCGGCGACAACGGCTCCGGCATGCACACCCACCAGAGCCTGTGGCTCAACGGTGAGCCGCTGTTCTACGACGAGACCGGCTACGCCGGCCTGTCGGACACCGCCCGCTGGTACATCGGCGGTCTGCTGCACCACGCGCCGTCGCTGCTGGCCTTCACCAACCCGACGGTCAACTCGTACCGCCGGCTGGTGCCCGGCTTCGAGGCGCCGGTCAACCTGGTGTACTCGCAGCGCAACCGGTCCGCCTGCACCCGTATCCCGGTCACCGGCAGCAACGCCAAGGCCAAGCGGGTCGAGTTCCGGGTGCCGGACCCGTCGGCCAACGTCTACCTGGCCTTCTCCGCCATGCTGATGGCCGGTCTGGACGGCATCAAGAGCAAGATCGAGCCGCCGGAGCCGATCGACAAGGACCTGTACGACCTGCCGCCGGAGGAGTGGGGCAACGTCAAGCAGGTGCCGGGTTCGCTGCCGGCCGTGCTGGACTCGCTGGAGGCCGACCACGACTTCCTGCTCGAGGGTGGGGTCTTCACGCCGGACCTCATCTCCACCTGGATCGACTGGAAGCGGTCCAACGAGGTCGACCCGGTCCGCCTGCGGCCGACCCCGCACGAGTTCGCGATGTACTTCGACTGCTGA
- a CDS encoding DUF2079 domain-containing protein: MTSGRPGGRAGGPTRWRADLVVAVVAVALAGWVTSGLWAGPGSRAITVNSSDQALFEWLLGYGAYALTHGENPLFTYLLNAPDGVNLAVNTSITVYAVLFAPLTFLIGPPATFLVILTLNLAGTGFAWYWLLSRLPTGDNGAPFVPSRLAAAVGGLFCGFAPAMVSHANAHLNWTAGWLVPIIVWRVLALRGRPGARPLDRGGWARNGLILGVAVAAAFSIAAEGLFFTALACGVFLGVWALDRSRRAEVRDALPRLLRGLAVTAVVAITLLAYPLWLHFFGPQVFHGTGFDARVHSEDLLAYGAFPERSLAGVAGLGTGLAPNETEENSFFGVPLLVLTVGCLVLLWRAADPGRRATLRALAVTAAVFALLSLGPRLKIGGTITDIPLPYAPLAGAPVFNAALPARLAMVVTPVIGILLALTLTLLLTRRAAGQARYGRWWAAAFVAALLPLTPASLLTIEREPIPDFITSGAWRDHVSQGGVLAPVPFTLDVLPDGQRWQAYAFANRQGEFAIPSGFFLGPGGPDGRGRIGPVPRATDGLLHEVARSGVVPPITDADRAAARADLRYWDAEAVVLADQVHGAKFPVDAEALLTATTELLGPPQRITDVWLWPAPEGGW, translated from the coding sequence GTGACCAGCGGCCGTCCGGGGGGCCGGGCCGGCGGCCCGACCCGGTGGCGCGCCGACCTGGTCGTCGCGGTCGTCGCGGTGGCCCTCGCCGGCTGGGTCACCAGCGGACTCTGGGCCGGACCGGGCAGCCGGGCGATCACCGTCAACTCCAGCGACCAGGCGCTGTTCGAGTGGCTGCTCGGCTACGGGGCGTACGCGCTGACCCACGGCGAGAACCCGTTGTTCACGTACCTGCTCAACGCCCCCGACGGGGTGAATCTCGCGGTCAACACCTCGATCACCGTGTACGCGGTGCTGTTCGCGCCGCTGACCTTCCTGATCGGGCCACCGGCGACCTTCCTGGTGATCCTCACCCTCAACCTGGCCGGCACCGGTTTCGCCTGGTACTGGCTGCTGTCCCGGCTACCCACCGGCGACAACGGCGCTCCGTTCGTGCCGTCCCGGCTGGCCGCCGCCGTCGGCGGACTGTTCTGCGGCTTCGCGCCGGCCATGGTGTCGCACGCCAACGCCCACCTCAACTGGACCGCCGGCTGGCTGGTGCCGATCATCGTCTGGCGGGTCCTCGCGCTGCGTGGGCGCCCCGGAGCGCGGCCGCTGGACCGGGGCGGCTGGGCACGCAACGGCCTGATCCTCGGCGTAGCCGTCGCGGCGGCCTTCTCGATCGCCGCCGAGGGCCTGTTCTTCACCGCTCTGGCCTGCGGCGTGTTCCTCGGCGTCTGGGCGCTGGACCGCAGCCGCCGGGCCGAGGTCCGCGACGCGCTCCCCCGACTGCTACGCGGACTGGCGGTGACCGCGGTGGTCGCCATCACGCTGTTGGCGTACCCGTTGTGGTTGCACTTCTTCGGCCCGCAGGTGTTCCACGGCACCGGGTTCGACGCCCGGGTGCACAGCGAGGACCTCCTCGCCTACGGGGCGTTCCCGGAACGCTCGCTGGCCGGTGTCGCCGGGCTGGGTACCGGGCTGGCGCCGAACGAGACCGAGGAGAACAGCTTCTTCGGCGTACCGCTGCTGGTGTTGACCGTCGGCTGCCTGGTGCTGCTCTGGCGGGCCGCCGATCCCGGCCGGCGAGCGACGCTGCGAGCCCTCGCCGTCACCGCCGCCGTGTTCGCGCTGCTCTCCCTCGGCCCCCGACTGAAGATCGGCGGGACGATCACCGACATCCCGCTGCCGTACGCCCCGTTGGCCGGCGCACCGGTGTTCAACGCCGCGCTGCCGGCCCGGCTGGCCATGGTGGTCACCCCGGTCATCGGCATCCTGCTGGCGCTGACGCTGACGCTGCTACTCACCCGTCGGGCCGCCGGGCAGGCGCGGTACGGCCGGTGGTGGGCCGCGGCGTTCGTCGCGGCGCTGCTGCCGCTGACCCCGGCCAGTCTGCTCACCATCGAACGGGAGCCGATCCCGGACTTCATCACCTCGGGTGCCTGGCGCGACCACGTCAGCCAGGGCGGGGTGCTCGCCCCGGTACCGTTCACCCTCGACGTGCTCCCCGACGGTCAACGCTGGCAGGCGTACGCGTTCGCGAACCGGCAGGGCGAGTTCGCCATCCCGTCCGGCTTCTTCCTCGGCCCCGGCGGACCGGACGGCCGGGGCCGGATCGGACCGGTCCCCCGGGCCACCGACGGGCTGCTGCACGAGGTCGCCCGCTCCGGCGTGGTGCCGCCGATCACCGACGCCGACCGGGCCGCCGCCCGCGCCGACCTGCGGTACTGGGACGCCGAGGCAGTGGTGCTCGCCGATCAGGTGCACGGCGCGAAGTTCCCGGTCGACGCCGAGGCCCTGCTGACCGCGACCACCGAGCTGCTCGGCCCGCCGCAACGGATCACCGACGTCTGGCTCTGGCCGGCGCCCGAGGGCGGCTGGTGA
- a CDS encoding ATP-binding protein has translation MKICFVGKGGSGKTTLAALFARHLAATPVGPDGGPPPLLAVDADINQHLAAALGASDDEAVLLPALGDHLADIKEYLRGDNPRISSAAAMVKTTPPGRGSRLLTVAGANPIYDALVREVAGIRLAVTGPFATDDLGVACYHSKVGAVELLLNHLVDGAGEYVVVDMTAGADSFASGLFTRFDTTFLVCEPTVRSVGVYRQYVGYARDYGVRVHVIGNKIDDESDVDFLREHVGADLLTWVGRSAFVKAAERGRHQPITAMEPANRDALDTMRTAVDACVKDWASYTRQAVEFHLRNAAAWANDRVGENLADQVDPEFVLGPDLLVR, from the coding sequence GTGAAGATCTGTTTTGTCGGTAAGGGTGGCAGTGGCAAGACCACCCTGGCGGCCCTGTTCGCCCGCCACCTCGCAGCCACCCCGGTCGGCCCCGACGGCGGCCCGCCGCCGCTGCTCGCGGTCGACGCCGACATCAACCAGCATCTCGCCGCGGCCCTCGGTGCCAGCGACGACGAGGCGGTGCTGCTACCGGCGCTGGGCGACCACCTGGCCGACATCAAGGAGTACCTGCGCGGCGACAATCCCCGGATCAGCTCGGCTGCGGCGATGGTCAAGACCACCCCGCCCGGGCGTGGCTCGCGGCTGCTCACCGTCGCCGGGGCCAACCCGATCTACGACGCGTTGGTCCGCGAGGTGGCCGGCATCCGGCTCGCCGTGACCGGGCCGTTCGCCACCGACGATCTCGGCGTCGCCTGCTACCACTCCAAGGTCGGTGCGGTGGAACTGCTGCTCAACCACCTGGTCGACGGTGCCGGCGAGTACGTGGTGGTCGACATGACCGCAGGGGCCGACTCGTTCGCATCCGGGCTGTTCACCCGATTCGACACGACGTTTCTGGTCTGCGAGCCCACGGTGCGCAGCGTCGGGGTCTACCGGCAGTACGTCGGGTACGCCCGCGACTACGGCGTACGGGTGCACGTGATCGGCAACAAGATCGACGACGAGTCGGACGTGGACTTCCTGCGCGAGCACGTCGGCGCCGACCTGCTTACCTGGGTCGGCCGGTCGGCCTTCGTCAAGGCCGCCGAACGAGGTCGACACCAACCGATCACCGCGATGGAGCCGGCGAACCGTGACGCACTGGACACGATGCGTACAGCCGTCGATGCTTGTGTGAAGGACTGGGCCAGCTACACCCGGCAGGCGGTGGAGTTCCACCTGCGCAACGCCGCCGCCTGGGCCAACGACCGGGTCGGCGAGAACCTCGCCGACCAGGTCGACCCGGAGTTCGTACTCGGACCAGACCTCCTGGTCCGCTGA
- the lipA gene encoding lipoyl synthase, protein MTIAPEGRRLLRLEVRNAETPIERKPPWIKVKARMGPEFTELRGLVQREGLHTVCQEAGCPNIYECWEDREATFLIGGDQCTRRCDFCQIDTGKPAEFDADEPRRVGESVAAMGLRYATVTGVARDDLPDGGAWLYAETVRQIHALQPGCGVELLIPDFNGDAGQLDEVFAARPEVLAHNVETVPRIFKRIRPAFRYERSLDVLTRARTAGLVAKSNLILGLGEERSEVSQALRDLHAAGCELITITQYLRPTPRHHPVQRWVKPEEFVELREEAEQIGFSGVMSGPLVRSSYRAGRLYQQALRQREAQPLAG, encoded by the coding sequence GTGACCATTGCTCCGGAGGGACGACGCCTGCTGCGCCTGGAGGTCCGCAACGCCGAGACCCCGATCGAGCGCAAACCCCCGTGGATCAAGGTCAAGGCCAGGATGGGGCCGGAGTTCACCGAGCTGCGCGGGCTGGTGCAACGGGAAGGGCTGCACACCGTCTGTCAGGAGGCCGGCTGCCCCAACATCTACGAGTGTTGGGAAGACCGGGAGGCCACCTTCCTCATCGGTGGGGACCAGTGCACCCGGCGCTGCGACTTCTGTCAGATCGACACCGGCAAGCCGGCCGAGTTCGACGCCGACGAGCCCCGCCGGGTCGGCGAGTCGGTCGCGGCGATGGGTCTGCGCTACGCCACGGTCACCGGGGTGGCCCGCGACGACCTGCCCGACGGGGGTGCCTGGCTGTACGCCGAGACCGTCCGGCAGATCCACGCGCTGCAGCCCGGCTGCGGGGTCGAGTTGCTGATCCCGGATTTCAACGGCGACGCCGGCCAGCTCGACGAGGTGTTCGCCGCCCGACCGGAGGTGCTCGCCCACAACGTCGAGACGGTGCCCCGGATCTTCAAGCGGATCCGGCCGGCCTTCCGGTACGAGCGCTCGCTCGACGTGCTCACCCGGGCCCGCACGGCCGGTCTGGTGGCCAAGTCCAATCTGATCCTCGGCCTCGGCGAGGAGCGCTCCGAGGTGTCGCAGGCGCTGCGCGATCTGCACGCCGCCGGGTGCGAGCTGATCACCATCACCCAGTATCTGCGCCCGACGCCGCGGCATCACCCGGTGCAGCGCTGGGTCAAGCCGGAGGAGTTCGTCGAGCTGCGCGAGGAGGCCGAGCAGATCGGCTTTTCCGGGGTGATGAGCGGCCCGCTGGTGCGTTCGTCGTACCGCGCCGGCCGGCTCTACCAGCAGGCGCTGCGCCAGCGCGAGGCCCAGCCGCTGGCCGGCTGA
- a CDS encoding RDD family protein — MPSLLRRTGALVIDWLLCVLISSLFADPARSGWPPVVVLIAEYGFFLGLFAQTPGMWLARIRCVSDADGGRIGVPRALLRGLLLALVIPPLVMDGRRRGLHDRAAGSVVVAAPR, encoded by the coding sequence GTGCCGAGTCTGCTACGACGAACCGGCGCCCTGGTGATTGATTGGCTACTCTGTGTGCTGATCTCCAGCCTCTTCGCCGACCCGGCCCGCTCCGGCTGGCCACCGGTGGTGGTGCTGATCGCCGAGTACGGCTTCTTCCTGGGCTTGTTCGCCCAGACCCCGGGAATGTGGCTGGCCAGGATCCGGTGCGTCTCGGACGCCGACGGCGGCCGGATCGGCGTACCCCGGGCACTGCTGCGCGGACTGCTGCTGGCCCTGGTGATCCCGCCCCTGGTGATGGACGGGCGGCGGCGCGGCCTGCACGACCGGGCCGCCGGATCGGTCGTCGTCGCCGCCCCCCGCTGA
- the lipB gene encoding lipoyl(octanoyl) transferase LipB, with amino-acid sequence MTSTLPRARGVRAGVVDYQTAWQEQRRLHAAVVAGEEPDTVLLLEHPSVYTAGKRTEPWDRPVDGTPVVDVDRGGKITWHGPGQLVGYPIVRLPEPIDVVAYVRRVEQLLIDVCAEFGLAATRLDGPNHSGVWVPADDRGPARKVAAIGIRVARGVTQHGFAINCDPDLTAYDRIVPCGLRDVGVTSLSAELGRPVTVAEVLPVVERHLPTLG; translated from the coding sequence GTGACCAGCACCCTTCCCCGCGCGCGCGGGGTCCGAGCCGGAGTCGTCGACTACCAGACCGCCTGGCAGGAGCAGCGTCGACTGCACGCCGCCGTGGTCGCCGGTGAGGAGCCGGACACCGTGCTCCTGCTGGAGCACCCGAGCGTGTACACGGCCGGCAAGCGCACCGAACCGTGGGACCGCCCGGTGGACGGCACCCCGGTGGTGGACGTCGACCGGGGCGGCAAGATCACCTGGCACGGCCCGGGGCAGCTGGTCGGCTACCCCATCGTCCGGTTGCCGGAACCGATCGACGTGGTCGCCTACGTACGCCGGGTCGAGCAACTGCTGATCGACGTCTGCGCCGAGTTCGGGCTGGCCGCCACCCGCCTCGACGGGCCGAACCACAGCGGGGTCTGGGTGCCGGCCGACGACCGTGGACCGGCCCGCAAGGTGGCGGCGATCGGCATCCGGGTCGCCCGCGGGGTCACCCAGCACGGCTTCGCGATCAACTGCGATCCGGACCTGACGGCGTACGACCGGATCGTGCCGTGCGGTCTGCGCGACGTCGGCGTCACCTCGCTGAGCGCCGAGCTCGGCCGGCCGGTGACCGTCGCCGAGGTGCTGCCGGTCGTCGAACGGCACCTGCCCACGCTCGGCTGA
- a CDS encoding LLM class flavin-dependent oxidoreductase → MTAEPITAPVAGDLNQPAVDLFLLAAHGLPATVDYARAAEAAGLGGVWLAEHHFVSYGQCPSATTLAGYLLGATRRIAVGTAAAVLSNRHPVALAEETVLLDTVSAGRFRLGVARGGPWVDLEVFGTGLDRYRDGFAESLDLLGRWLSGAATVGADGGFFAFRDVPVVPRPARPIPVWVAATSPATVDLAAARGHPLLLGVHDDDAAKAATLARYADVAADHGHDPAVVPHASVHLIGLADSRAAAERQLRRTLPPWLATTREYVRIDGSSPAHRDLDAYAEHLLRIHPLGSAAECAARLAASAATVGAHRLVLMVEGVGPAATGELISAIGTDLLPALP, encoded by the coding sequence GTGACTGCTGAGCCGATCACCGCACCGGTGGCCGGCGACCTGAACCAGCCAGCAGTGGACCTGTTCCTGCTGGCGGCACATGGTCTGCCGGCCACCGTCGACTACGCGCGCGCCGCCGAGGCAGCCGGCCTCGGCGGCGTGTGGCTGGCCGAACACCACTTCGTCTCGTACGGGCAGTGCCCGTCCGCCACCACCCTGGCCGGCTACCTGCTCGGGGCCACCCGTCGGATCGCCGTCGGCACCGCGGCGGCCGTGCTGTCCAACCGGCATCCGGTCGCGCTCGCCGAGGAGACGGTCCTGCTCGACACGGTCTCCGCCGGCCGGTTCCGGCTCGGTGTCGCCCGTGGCGGTCCCTGGGTGGACCTGGAGGTCTTCGGCACCGGCCTGGACCGGTACCGGGACGGCTTCGCCGAGTCGCTGGATCTGCTGGGCCGCTGGCTCTCCGGCGCGGCGACGGTCGGCGCCGACGGCGGGTTCTTCGCGTTCCGGGACGTGCCGGTGGTGCCCCGACCGGCCCGCCCGATCCCGGTCTGGGTGGCGGCGACCTCGCCGGCCACGGTCGACCTCGCGGCCGCCCGAGGCCATCCGCTGCTGCTCGGGGTGCACGACGACGACGCGGCGAAGGCCGCCACGCTGGCCCGGTACGCCGACGTCGCCGCCGACCACGGACACGATCCGGCCGTCGTGCCGCACGCCTCGGTGCATCTGATCGGGCTCGCCGACTCCCGGGCCGCCGCCGAGCGTCAGCTCCGCCGGACCCTGCCACCCTGGCTGGCCACCACCCGGGAGTACGTCCGGATCGACGGCTCGTCGCCGGCCCACCGGGACCTCGACGCCTACGCCGAGCACCTGCTGCGAATCCACCCACTGGGCAGCGCGGCCGAGTGCGCCGCGCGGCTCGCCGCCAGCGCGGCGACCGTCGGCGCCCACCGGCTGGTGCTGATGGTCGAGGGCGTCGGCCCGGCCGCCACCGGCGAGCTGATCAGCGCCATCGGCACCGATCTGCTCCCGGCCCTGCCCTGA
- the mptB gene encoding polyprenol phosphomannose-dependent alpha 1,6 mannosyltransferase MptB — MPDRGGEPGTRYHLIRYVGLAGAVALAVAAGLGGALPEPPAAGWAVFTSGTGVLSVLAWAAGTGAMVWAWWSARHGVPSVRWASTTVGLWAVPLLVAPPLGSRDIYSYACQGWILRDGGDPYSGVAGQGCPWVDAVAPLWRDTPAPYGPLFVWLAGLAVAVGAGLIGTLLALRLTAVAGLVLVAVALPGLAARCGLPAGRALWLTLGCPVVLIHLVSGAHNDALMVGLLVAALWVIAAGSARGTDPGTGGVGGASVAAVAGGLLLGLAVAVKATALVVVPFAAVLAVAGPRRPAALVRAGALVVAGVVGAVAATTALSGLGLGWVDGLFRSGDSRQWTSPPTAVGLLIDYLGRLVGVRLDAVGAARVVGLAVLAGFLVWLWWRVWRGGGPFAGWRGPDGRAVPVADSVGPPATWDRGTVVFGAGLALAATVLAAPVVYPWYLSWPLALLAAAAYRTGWFLLPVAVAGFLVLPDGSGVAALTKAPGTVAMCALIVVLVVRAVRSARRPDAS; from the coding sequence GTGCCTGACCGCGGCGGCGAGCCCGGGACGCGGTACCACCTCATCCGCTACGTCGGTCTGGCCGGCGCGGTCGCCCTCGCGGTCGCCGCCGGCCTGGGCGGCGCGCTGCCCGAACCACCGGCCGCCGGCTGGGCGGTCTTCACCAGCGGAACCGGCGTACTCAGCGTGCTCGCCTGGGCCGCCGGCACCGGTGCGATGGTGTGGGCCTGGTGGTCGGCCCGGCACGGTGTGCCGTCGGTACGGTGGGCGTCGACCACCGTCGGCCTCTGGGCGGTGCCGCTGCTGGTGGCGCCGCCGTTGGGCAGCCGGGACATCTACTCGTACGCCTGCCAGGGCTGGATTCTGCGCGACGGTGGCGACCCGTACTCCGGAGTGGCCGGTCAGGGCTGTCCCTGGGTCGACGCGGTCGCCCCGCTGTGGCGCGACACCCCGGCCCCGTACGGGCCACTGTTCGTCTGGCTAGCCGGGCTGGCGGTCGCGGTCGGTGCCGGTCTGATCGGCACCCTGCTGGCGCTGCGGCTGACCGCCGTGGCCGGGCTGGTGCTGGTGGCGGTGGCGCTGCCCGGTCTGGCCGCCAGGTGCGGCCTGCCGGCCGGCCGGGCGCTCTGGCTGACCTTGGGCTGCCCGGTGGTGCTGATCCACCTGGTGTCGGGGGCGCACAACGACGCGTTGATGGTCGGTCTGCTGGTCGCGGCGCTATGGGTGATCGCCGCCGGCTCGGCCCGCGGGACCGATCCAGGGACCGGCGGCGTCGGTGGTGCGTCGGTGGCGGCCGTCGCCGGTGGGCTGCTGCTCGGGCTGGCCGTCGCGGTGAAGGCGACGGCCCTGGTGGTCGTACCGTTCGCGGCGGTGCTCGCGGTGGCCGGGCCGCGCCGACCGGCCGCCCTGGTCCGGGCCGGTGCGCTGGTGGTGGCGGGGGTGGTCGGCGCGGTCGCGGCCACCACGGCGCTGTCCGGGCTCGGCCTGGGCTGGGTGGACGGGCTGTTTCGCAGCGGCGACTCGCGGCAGTGGACCTCACCGCCGACCGCCGTCGGGCTGCTGATCGACTATCTGGGGCGACTGGTCGGGGTGCGACTGGACGCGGTCGGGGCGGCCCGCGTGGTGGGCCTGGCGGTGCTCGCCGGTTTCCTGGTGTGGCTGTGGTGGCGGGTGTGGCGCGGCGGCGGACCGTTCGCCGGCTGGCGGGGCCCGGACGGTCGTGCCGTGCCGGTGGCGGACTCCGTCGGCCCACCGGCGACCTGGGACCGGGGGACCGTGGTGTTCGGGGCAGGGCTGGCGCTGGCCGCCACGGTGCTCGCCGCGCCGGTCGTCTACCCGTGGTACCTGAGCTGGCCGTTGGCGTTGCTGGCCGCCGCCGCGTACCGCACCGGGTGGTTCCTGCTGCCGGTGGCGGTCGCCGGTTTCCTGGTCCTGCCGGACGGTTCGGGGGTCGCCGCGCTCACCAAGGCGCCGGGCACGGTGGCCATGTGCGCGCTGATCGTGGTGCTGGTGGTGCGGGCGGTCCGGTCCGCCCGGCGCCCCGACGCGAGCTGA